The Couchioplanes caeruleus nucleotide sequence GCCGCCTTCGGCACGAAGCTCAGCGTCGCCTCCTGAATCTGCGTCACCGACTGGAACAACGAGATCGCGAACCCGATCAGCAACGCGGTCACCAGCACCGGCGCGCACATCTTCGCCGCGATGGTCATGGCCTGCAGCCCCAGCTCAACGATCTGCGTGTCCGTCATGCCCATCCATTCGCCCACCCCGCGAACCCGCCGAGCGCAGAACAGGCGCGCCCCGGTTGCCGTTCGGTTCACCCCACCGGAACCCTCAAGTCGGCCGCTCGGCCTGCTCCCGGACGGCGGGTGCGGGTCGGCTCAGCCGCTCCGAACGCTCCCGTCGGCCCGCCTCGGCCGACGAGGCCGGGGCA carries:
- the fliQ gene encoding flagellar biosynthesis protein FliQ, with translation MTDTQIVELGLQAMTIAAKMCAPVLVTALLIGFAISLFQSVTQIQEATLSFVPKAAAVGAAILFSGNWMLHEMVTFTTQLFEKIPSLLS